The proteins below come from a single Eremothecium sinecaudum strain ATCC 58844 chromosome II, complete sequence genomic window:
- the KRI1 gene encoding Kri1p (Syntenic homolog of Ashbya gossypii ADL170C; Syntenic homolog of Saccharomyces cerevisiae YNL308C (KRI1)), with the protein MPRKKSAAKKAKLEAEKSKAQAQRAKVEETVKQDDEVLDSKSNRQDAIDVDVSGDTDSDSSSSEEEDDFGELVTEEVEEGIQNVLTAIRKGDKDKLLDPNVKFFEDPEEAAAKLKKTEKQKPIYLKDYHRMTLLSGGNPGDNEEFETVDGQQSYVSQKKEEKAQLLDEINEALGDNSNDEDEFLVKKEKTNVAENKTSLPDPEVDDEKFLEEFVKQQAWIPKKGDKILNLDATKFEEDDEEFDDAVEQFEKAYNFRYEDPNAAEIVSYARNQATLRRSASSSRRRKREEEKAEKAKLKEEKEKAIHKKKTETVHQITDVLERVKKEYGSEITEDMAATLTKTLLNDDYDDSKWDEVIGNLFNDEFYDKEGKPTFGEDDDIMHEFYEDGDVQHDEGSEEEAPAKKRKKDKKEEKLAKKQEKKQLAKLAEEAVEKNKLALIEKVEEERGRSKKTDDGLKFRYREVSPESFNLTTREILAADDAALNEYIGLKKFAPYRPKELRNKDKRKVTKSKRLREWRKKVFRNEAGLQDESEN; encoded by the coding sequence ATGCCTAGAAAGAAGTCTGCCGCCAAAAAGGCCAAGCTTGAAGCTGAAAAATCAAAGGCTCAAGCTCAAAGGGCGAAGGTTGAAGAAACAGTGAAGCAAGATGATGAAGTTTTAGATTCAAAGTCAAATCGCCAAGATGCAATCGATGTTGATGTTAGTGGTGACACTGACTCTGATTCTAGCTCttctgaagaagaggatgaTTTTGGTGAACTGGTTActgaagaagttgaagaaggtATTCAGAACGTTCTGACAGCAATTAGGAAAGGTGACAAGGATAAATTGCTAGATCCAAATGTAAAGTTCTTTGAGGATCCTGAAGAGGCTGCAGCGAAGTTAAAGAAGACCGAGAAGCAGAAACCGATCTATTTAAAGGATTATCATAGAATGACTTTGCTCTCTGGAGGTAATCCTGGAGACAATGAGGAGTTTGAGACTGTAGATGGCCAGCAGTCGTATGTTTCTCAAAAGAAGGAAGAAAAAGCGCAGTTACTTGATGAGATTAATGAGGCACTTGGTGACAATTCcaatgatgaagatgagtTTTTGGTTAAAAAGGAAAAGACAAATGTCGCTGAAAATAAAACCTCACTCCCAGATCCTGAGGTTGACGATGAAAAGTTTCTGGAAGAGTTTGTGAAACAGCAAGCTTGGATTCCAAAAAAGGGCGATAAGATTTTGAACCTAGATGCCACCAAGTTTGAGGAGGACGACGAAGAGTTCGATGACGCTGTTGAGCAGTTTGAGAAGGCTTACAATTTCCGATATGAAGACCCTAACGCAGCTGAGATCGTGTCATACGCCCGTAATCAAGCAACCTTAAGAAGGTCGGCATCATCCTCTCGTCGCAGGAAGAGAGAAGAGGAGAAAGCGGAGAAAGCCAAGCTGaaggaagaaaaagagAAGGCTATCCATAAAAAGAAGACTGAGACCGTGCATCAAATCACAGATGTGTTAGAACGTGTGAAAAAAGAGTATGGTTCTGAAATTACGGAGGATATGGCAGCCACTCTAACCAAAACCCTATTAAATGATGATTACGACGACAGTAAATGGGATGAGGTCATTGGAAATCTGTTTAACGATGAGTTCTATGATAAAGAAGGCAAACCAACCTTTGGTGAAGATGACGATATTATGCACGAGTTCTACGAGGACGGTGATGTTCAACATGATGAAGGtagtgaagaagaagcgCCAGCAAAAAAGAGGAAAAAGGATaagaaggaagaaaagTTAGCTAAAAAGCAGGAAAAGAAGCAACTTGCTAAGCTTGCTGAGGAAGCTGTAGAGAAGAACAAGCTTGCTCTTATTGAAAAGGTTGAGGAAGAGAGAGGTCGTTCCAAAAAAACAGACGACGGATTGAAATTTAGATACAGAGAAGTTTCACCTGAGAGCTTCAATTTGACAACTAGGGAAATTCTTGCGGCCGATGATGCTGCTTTAAATGAATATATTGGTCTCAAGAAGTTTGCACCATATAGGCCAAAGGAATTGAGGAACAAGGATAAGAGGAAAGTGACTAAAAGCAAGAGATTGAGGGAATGGAGAAAAAAGGTATTTAGAAACGAGGCAGGTTTGCAAGATGAATCTGAAAATTAG